Proteins encoded together in one Oculatellaceae cyanobacterium window:
- a CDS encoding carotenoid oxygenase family protein — translation MQSIPIKESFAVPTDALSFNAQGWAKGYQSQKDEYDYWIDDVEGQIPAELNGTLFRNGPGLLDINGERIHHPFDGDGMISAIAFSEGRAHFRNRFVRTQGFVEEQAAGKILYRGVFGTQKPGGVLNNAFDLRKKNIANTQIIYWGGKLLALWEAAEPHRLDPYTLETLGLDYLDGVLDEGDAFAAHPRIDPSSKDGTPRLVNFSIKPGLSTTITIYELDINGKVVEQHAHSIPGFAFIHDFAITPNYCIFFQNPVSLNPLPYVLGLRGAAECIKFHPEQSTKIIVIPRNNTVLPKGGTSGVQMLETKSGFVFHHANAFEQDGQIYIDSICYQSFPEVEPNSDFRDVKFDALSPGQLWRFTINLENETVERQRLENRCCEFPFIHPSHMGRPYRYVFMGAAHNQSGNAPLQAILKADFETGERQLWSAAPEGFVSEPVFVPRAGASAEDDGWVLTVVYDSSRHRSDVVILDGRDLNQGAVARLHLKHHIPYGLHGSWAQESFVKSDRV, via the coding sequence ATGCAGAGCATACCAATCAAAGAAAGTTTTGCAGTACCTACTGATGCGCTATCGTTTAACGCTCAAGGATGGGCAAAAGGCTACCAATCTCAGAAAGATGAATATGATTATTGGATTGATGATGTAGAGGGGCAAATTCCAGCAGAACTGAATGGGACTTTGTTCCGTAATGGCCCTGGTTTACTAGATATTAATGGTGAACGTATTCATCATCCCTTTGATGGAGACGGAATGATTAGTGCGATCGCATTCTCAGAAGGTCGCGCTCACTTCCGTAACCGCTTTGTGCGTACCCAAGGCTTTGTAGAAGAACAAGCAGCAGGCAAAATTCTCTATCGTGGGGTTTTTGGTACTCAGAAACCAGGCGGTGTTCTGAATAATGCTTTTGATCTCAGAAAGAAAAATATTGCTAATACTCAAATAATTTACTGGGGTGGTAAATTACTTGCGCTGTGGGAAGCAGCAGAACCTCATAGGTTAGATCCTTACACCTTAGAAACACTAGGATTAGATTATCTTGACGGTGTTTTAGATGAGGGTGATGCTTTTGCCGCTCATCCTCGGATTGATCCTAGTAGTAAAGACGGAACTCCGCGCCTAGTTAACTTTTCTATTAAGCCTGGGCTTTCTACCACTATTACTATTTATGAATTAGATATTAATGGCAAGGTAGTGGAACAACACGCCCATAGTATTCCTGGGTTTGCTTTTATTCACGATTTTGCCATTACACCCAATTACTGCATATTTTTCCAAAATCCTGTTAGCCTCAATCCCTTGCCTTATGTTTTAGGGTTGCGTGGTGCTGCTGAGTGTATTAAATTTCATCCTGAACAATCAACTAAGATTATTGTGATTCCCCGCAATAATACTGTGCTTCCTAAAGGGGGAACAAGCGGGGTGCAGATGTTGGAGACAAAATCAGGTTTTGTGTTCCACCATGCCAATGCTTTTGAACAGGATGGGCAAATTTATATTGACTCAATTTGCTATCAATCTTTCCCAGAAGTCGAACCAAATTCGGATTTTAGAGATGTAAAGTTTGATGCTTTATCACCAGGTCAATTGTGGCGGTTTACGATTAATTTAGAGAATGAAACAGTAGAGCGTCAACGGTTGGAAAATCGTTGTTGTGAGTTTCCTTTTATCCATCCCTCACACATGGGAAGACCTTACCGTTATGTATTTATGGGTGCGGCTCATAATCAGAGTGGTAATGCTCCTTTACAGGCAATATTGAAAGCTGATTTTGAGACTGGTGAAAGGCAACTTTGGAGTGCTGCACCTGAAGGATTTGTGAGTGAACCAGTATTTGTTCCTCGCGCTGGTGCTAGTGCAGAAGATGATGGTTGGGTGCTAACTGTGGTTTATGATTCATCCCGCCACCGTTCGGATGTGGTGATTTTAGATGGGCGTGATTTAAATCAAGGTGCAGTTGCCAGATTACACTTGAAGCATCATATCCCTTATGGGTTGCACGGTAGTTGGGCGCAGGAAAGCTTTGTAAAGAGCGATCGCGTATAA
- a CDS encoding methyl-accepting chemotaxis protein: MFSNLKLKGRLLAGYSIPVVICVGIVGLVYSTASKVFDTFQEVERVQTVLIDVNDMSADAKSMIQNLRGHIIDSSQGFNKDYQEDYQKTKQVANHVEGLIKIPEQKILIQKMIEAVENYNEYGNQAINLVNQGKQAEAVKLFKAGTGTRFAQEFDELQTKFKEREEAVLKQETQASKAALSQMLTVLILGSILLILLATATALFISSGITHTINQAVNAIASSSTEIAATIEQQEHTAAHQASAVNQTTTTMDELGSSSRISAEQAEVAAASAQQVLTLAETGNAAVNYTLEDMAVLKDKVEAIANQILELSEQTNQIGSISTLVKDLANQTNMLALNAAIEAVRAGEHGKGFAVVAGEIRKLAEQSKHSTDRINTLVSTIQNAIQVTVNVTNEGTKKVEQGVKTAEGTALTFARVADAVKSVVTSSQQISLTAKQQAIAIQQVVDSMNSINQGAIENASGINQTKIGTQKLNEAALNLQAVV; this comes from the coding sequence GTGGAAAGAGTGCAAACTGTTTTAATAGATGTTAATGATATGTCTGCTGACGCTAAATCTATGATTCAAAATTTGCGTGGGCATATTATTGATAGTAGTCAAGGTTTCAACAAAGACTATCAAGAAGATTATCAGAAGACGAAACAAGTAGCTAACCATGTAGAAGGATTAATTAAAATTCCAGAACAAAAAATACTAATACAGAAAATGATTGAAGCTGTTGAGAACTATAATGAATATGGTAATCAAGCTATTAATTTAGTCAATCAAGGTAAACAAGCAGAAGCAGTAAAGCTATTTAAGGCAGGCACAGGTACGCGGTTTGCCCAAGAATTTGATGAATTGCAAACTAAATTTAAGGAGCGGGAAGAAGCTGTTCTTAAGCAAGAAACTCAAGCATCTAAGGCAGCTTTAAGTCAAATGTTAACAGTATTAATATTAGGTTCAATACTATTAATATTATTAGCTACTGCGACGGCTTTATTTATTTCTTCGGGAATCACACATACAATTAATCAAGCAGTAAATGCGATCGCATCCTCTTCCACAGAAATAGCCGCTACTATTGAACAGCAGGAACACACAGCCGCCCATCAAGCAAGTGCTGTTAATCAAACTACTACTACAATGGATGAATTAGGAAGCTCATCCCGTATATCTGCCGAGCAAGCAGAAGTAGCCGCAGCTAGCGCTCAACAGGTGTTAACACTTGCTGAAACAGGTAACGCAGCAGTTAATTATACTTTAGAAGACATGGCGGTGCTAAAAGATAAAGTAGAAGCGATCGCTAACCAAATCCTTGAATTAAGTGAACAAACAAATCAGATTGGTAGTATCTCGACCTTAGTCAAAGATTTAGCAAATCAAACCAATATGTTAGCGTTAAATGCAGCCATAGAAGCTGTACGCGCAGGAGAACATGGTAAAGGTTTTGCAGTCGTAGCTGGAGAAATTCGTAAACTTGCAGAACAAAGTAAACATTCTACTGACAGAATTAATACCTTAGTTAGCACAATTCAAAATGCAATTCAGGTAACAGTAAATGTTACAAACGAGGGTACCAAAAAGGTAGAGCAAGGTGTTAAAACTGCTGAAGGTACTGCCTTAACTTTTGCTCGCGTAGCTGATGCAGTTAAAAGTGTCGTTACCAGTAGCCAACAAATTTCCCTTACTGCTAAACAACAAGCGATCGCCATTCAACAAGTAGTTGATTCTATGAATAGTATTAATCAAGGGGCAATTGAAAATGCTAGTGGTATTAACCAAACAAAAATCGGTACTCAAAAACTAAATGAAGCTGCTTTAAATCTGCAAGCAGTTGTTTAA